In Rhinolophus ferrumequinum isolate MPI-CBG mRhiFer1 chromosome 25, mRhiFer1_v1.p, whole genome shotgun sequence, the following proteins share a genomic window:
- the LOC117017644 gene encoding olfactory receptor 8B4-like, with translation MTLRNSSSVTEFILAGLSEQPKLQLPLFLLFLGIYVFTVVGNLGLITLIGLNSSLHTPVYYFLFNLSFIDLCYSCVFTPKMLNDFVAENIISYVGCMTQLFFFCFFVNSECYVLVSMAYDRYVAICNPLLYMVTMSPHVCSLLMFGSYVVGFAGAMAHTGRMLTLTFCNSNIIDHYLCEVLPLLQLSCTSTHVNELVFFIVVGVVITTASISIFISYALILSNILRIPSAEGRSKAFSTCGSHIIAVALFFGSGAFTYLTTSFPGSMDQGKYASVFYTNVVPMLNPLIYSLRNKDVKLALGKTLKRVLF, from the coding sequence ATGACACTGAGAAACAGCTCCTCAGTAACTGAATTTATCCTTGCGGGATTATCAGAACAACCAAAGCTccagctcccccttttcctcctgtTCTTAGGTATCTATGTGTTTACTGTGGTGGGCAACTTGGGCTTGATCACCTTAATTGGGCTGAACTCTAGCCTTCACACTCCAGTGTACTACTTCCTCTTCAACTTGTCTTTTATAGATCTCTGTTATTCTTGTGTCTTTACCCCCAAAATGCTGAATGATTTTGTGGCAGAAAATATCATCTCTTACGTGGGATGCATGACTCaactatttttcttctgtttctttgtcaaTTCTGAGTGCTATGTGCTGGTATCAATGGCCTATGATCGCTATGTGGCTATCTGCAATCCTCTGCTGTACATGGTCACCATGTCCCCCCATGTCTGTTCTCTGCTGATGTTTGGTTCATATGTGGTGGGGTTTGCTGGGGCCATGGCCCACACGGGAAGAATGCTGACACTGACCTTCTGTAATTCCAACATCATCGACCATTATCTGTGTGAAGTTCTCCCCCTCTTGCAGCTCTCCTGCACCAGCACCCATGTCAATGAGCTggtgttttttattgttgtcgGAGTGGTCATCACAACAGCCAGTATCAGCATCTTCATTTCTTATGCTTTGATTCTCTCCAACATCCTCCGTATTCCTTCTGCTGAGGGTAGGTCCAAAGCCTTTAGCACATGTGGCTCCCACATAATTGCTGTTGCTCTGTTTTTTGGGTCAGGGGCATTCACCTATTTAACAACCTCTTTTCCTGGATCTATGGATCAGGGTAAATATGCCTCCGTCTTCTATACCAACGTGGTTCCCATGCTTAACCCTTTGATCTACAGCTTGAGGAATAAGGATGTTAAACTTGCCCTGGGTAAAACCCTGAAAAGAGTGCTTTTCTGA
- the LOC117017633 gene encoding olfactory receptor 145: MVAENSSVTEFILAGLTDQPGLQSPLFVLFLGFYMFTVVGNLGLIILIGLNSHLHTPMYFFLYNLSFIDFCYSTVITPKMLVSFVSMKNIIPYAGCMTQLFFFLFFVVSESFILSAMAYDRYVAICKPLVYTVTMSPQVCLLLLLGVYGMGFAGAMIHIACMVRLTFCADNLVDHYMCDILPLLKLSCTSTHVNELVLFIVVGIDIGVPTVTIFISYALILSSIFCIRSTEGRFKAFSTCSSHIIAVALFFGSGAFMYLRPSSLLPMNQGKVSSLFYTTVVPMLNPVIYSLRNKDVKRALKKTLGKKSFS; this comes from the coding sequence ATGGTAGCTGAGAATTCTTCTGTGACAGAGTTTATCCTCGCAGGCTTAACAGACCAGCCAGGACTGCAGAGCCCCCTCTTCGTCCTGTTTCTAGGTTTCTACATGTTCACCGTGGTGGGGAACCTGGGCTTGATAATCCTGATTGGACTGAATTCTCACTTGCACACCCCCATGTACTTTTTCCTCTATAACTTGTCCTTCATAGATTTCTGCTATTCTACCGTTATCACTCCCAAAATGCTGGTGAGTTTTGTCTCAATGAAGAACATCATCCCCTACGCAGGGTGTATGACccagctctttttctttcttttttttgttgtctcTGAGTCCTTCATCCTGTCAGCGATGGCATATGACCGCTATGTCGCCATCTGTAAGCCCCTGGTGTACACAGTCACCATGTCTCCCCAGGTCTGCTTACTTCTTTTGTTGGGTGTGTATGGGATGGGCTTTGCTGGGGCCATGATCCATATAGCATGCATGGTCAGACTGACCTTCTGTGCCGACAATCTGGTTGATCACTACATGTGTGACATCCTTCCGCTTCTTAAGCTCTCGTGCACCAGCACCCATGTGAATGAGCTAGTACTTTTCATTGTTGTGGGCATTGATATTGGTGTGCCCACAGTCACCATCTTCATATCTTATGCCCTCATCCTTTCCAGCATTTTCTGTATTCGTTCTACTGAAGGCAGGTTCAAAGCCTTCAGCACCTGCAGCTCCCACATAATTGCAGTGGCTCTTTTCTTTGGGTCAGGGGCATTCATGTACCTCAGGCCATCTTCTCTCTTACCCATGAACCAGGGGAAAGTGTCCTCCTTGTTCTATACCACTGTGGTGCCCATGCTCAACCCGGTAATCTACAGCCTGAGGAATAAGGACGTCAAACGTGCTCTAAAGAAAACCTTAGGCAAAAAATCATTCTCCTGA
- the LOC117017661 gene encoding olfactory receptor 8B4, producing the protein MTLRNSSSVTEFILAGLSEQPKLQLPLFLLFLGIYVFTVVGNLGLITLIGLNSSLHTPMYFFLFNLSFIDLCYSCVFTPKMLNDFVAENIISYVGCMTQLFFFCFFVNSECYVLVSMAYDRYVAICNPLLYMVTMSPQVCSLLMFGSYVVGFAGAMAHTGRMLTLTFCNSNIIDHYLCEVLPLLQLSCTSTHVNELVFFIVVGVVITTASISIFISYALILSNILRIPSAEGRSKAFSTCGSHVIAVALFFGSGAFTYLTTSFPGSMDQGKYASVFYTNVVPMLNPLIYSLRNKDVKLALGKTLKRVLF; encoded by the coding sequence ATGACACTGAGAAACAGCTCCTCAGTAACTGAATTTATCCTTGCGGGATTATCAGAACAACCAAAGCTccagctcccccttttcctcctgtTCTTAGGTATCTATGTGTTTACTGTGGTGGGCAACTTGGGCTTGATCACCTTAATTGGGCTGAACTCTAGCCTTCACACTCCAATGTACTTCTTCCTCTTCAACTTGTCTTTTATAGATCTCTGTTATTCTTGTGTCTTTACCCCCAAAATGCTGAATGATTTTGTGGCAGAAAATATCATCTCTTACGTGGGATGCATGACTCaactatttttcttctgtttctttgtcaaTTCTGAGTGCTATGTGCTGGTATCAATGGCCTATGATCGCTATGTGGCTATCTGCAATCCTCTGCTGTACATGGTCACCATGTCCCCCCAGGTCTGTTCTCTGCTGATGTTTGGTTCATATGTGGTGGGGTTTGCTGGGGCCATGGCCCACACGGGAAGAATGCTGACACTGACCTTCTGTAATTCCAACATCATCGACCATTATCTGTGTGAAGTTCTTCCCCTCTTGCAGCTCTCCTGCACCAGCACCCATGTCAACGAGCTggtgttttttattgttgtcgGAGTGGTCATCACAACAGCCAGTATCAGCATCTTCATTTCTTATGCTTTGATTCTCTCCAACATCCTCCGTATTCCTTCTGCTGAGGGTAGGTCCAAAGCCTTTAGCACATGTGGCTCCCACGTAATTGCTGTTGCTCTGTTTTTTGGGTCAGGGGCATTCACCTATTTAACAACCTCTTTTCCTGGATCTATGGATCAGGGTAAATATGCCTCCGTCTTCTATACCAACGTGGTTCCCATGCTTAACCCTTTGATCTACAGCTTGAGGAATAAGGATGTTAAACTTGCCCTGGGTAAAACCCTGAAAAGAGTGCTTTTCTGA